The following is a genomic window from Haloterrigena salifodinae.
CGCTGATGGCGATCGTCCCGACGCCCCACTGGGAGCCCCGCCCCGAGAGGCTCTCGCGCATGAGGTTGTAGAGCCGCTCGACGTCGAGCGGGTTCTCCCCGACGAGCACCGGTTTGAGGTAGTCCGTGACGATCTCGTGGACGCCCGGCGAGGGGTAGGCCTCGCCGATCCCGGTCACGCCGCGATCGGTCTCGACGGTGACGATCGTCCACGGGAAGTTGCCGTCGATGACGAACGAGTCGATGTCGGTGATCTCGGCCGTCGGGCCGTCCCGTTCGGGCTGGTCGTCGAAGTCGGTCCACATCGTCGCCGCGAGCGTGGATGCAAAGTCCTCGTACATGGTCTGTGTCGTGTCGAATGTCAGCGTGTGCGTTTCGCAGTCGGTTCCGTCCGTCGTTCGGACGGTGCGATTCCGTCGCGGACGCGCTCCGCGACGAACCGGCCGTCTGACCGGACCGACGCGGTCTCGCGCGGCGCGTCGGTCTCGCTCCGCCCGGCCGACTCGGAGCGGCGCGACTCGCTTCGACCGTCGCCGGTCCCGCGACCCCGCGTCGGACCGCTCGAGTCCCAGGGGGTGATAGCGAGTCGCATTATCAAGTCGATTGCGGAGACGCCTGTTATAGTTTCCGGTGATCGGAGGCGAGTAACCGCGAGCGCCGCTTTACACGGCGACACCGCTGAGGGCTACGCGACGATCAGTTGCCGAGGCAGTACTGGCGAAAGAAACGCTCGCTCGAGCGCGTATCGCCGGTCACGGTGCTTCGCGGCTCGATGACGCCGGTATCAGCTGTACCAGCGTTCGATCTGGATGGTCTTCTCGGTGTAGAAGTTGACCGCGTCCTCGCCCTGGGCGTGGAGGTCGCCGAAGAACGACGCCTTCCGGCCGCCGAAGTGGAAGAAACCCATCGGGGCGCAGACGCCGACGTTGATCCCGATGTTGCCCGCGTCGACCTCGTACTTGTACTGGCGAGCCTCGCTGCCGGACTCGGTGTAGAGCGAGGAGGCGTTGCCGTACTTCGTCGAGTTGACCATCTCGATGGCCTCATCTAGGTCCTCGGCCTCGGCGAGACAGAGCACCGGCCCGAAGATCTCTTCCTGTGCGATCTCCATGTCGGTCGTGACGCCCTTGAGGAGCGTCGGACCGAGGAAGTTGCCGTCCAGTTCGGGGTGTTCGAAGTCCCGGCCGTCGAGGACGAGTTCGGCGCCTTCCTCGAGCGCGTTCTCGATCAGGCCGAGCACGCGCTCGCGCGAGTCGTCGGTAATCAGGGGGCCGACTTCGGTCTCCTCGTCGACGCCGGCGCCGACAGTGAGGTTCTCCGCGGCGTCGATCAACTGCTCGCGGAGGTTGTCGTAGACGTCGCCGACGCCGACGACGACGTCGTTGGCGAGACAGCGCTGCCCGGCGTTGCCGTAGACGGAGCCGATGATGTTCGGCACCGCGTCGTCGACTTCCGCGTTTTCGGTGACGACGGCGTAGTTCTTCGCTCCGCCCTGGGCCTGGACACGCTTGCCGTGCTGGGCGGCGGTTTCGTAGACGTGCTTGGCGACGGGCGAGCTTCCGACGAAGGAAACGCCGGCGATATCGTCGTGCTCGAGCAGCGTGTTGACGGTCTCGGCGCCGCCGTTGACGAGGTTGACGACGCCGTCGGGGAAGTCGACCGCGTCGACGGCCTCGAAGATGAGCTGGGAGCTCAGCGGGACCTTCTCGCTGGGCTTGAGGATGAACGTGTTCCCGGACGCGACCGCGTACGGCAGGAACCACAGCGGGATCATCGCCGGGAAGTTAAACGGCGTGATGGCGGTGAACACGCCCAGGGGTTGGCGGACGGCGTGCTCGTCCATGCCGGATGCGACGTCCTCGACGTTGCCGCTGCCCTCGCGCATCATGTTGGGCATTCCGCAGGCGACTTCGACGTTCTCGATACCGCGCTTGATCTCCCCGCGCGCCTCCGCGATGGTCTTCCCGTGCTCGCGGGAGAGGGCCGTCGCGATTTCGTCGAGCCGATTCTCGAGTTCGGTCTTCAGGTCGAAGAGGTACTGGACGCGCTCGACGACGGGCGTCTGTCGCCACTCCTCGAACGCTTCGTTTGCGGTCTGTACTGCGTCGTCGACGGTCTCGACGGTCGAGTGCTCGACCGTCGCGAGTTCGTCTCCCGTCGCGGGATCGACGACGGGCTGGGACGTCTCGCTCGCGGGCG
Proteins encoded in this region:
- a CDS encoding CoA-acylating methylmalonate-semialdehyde dehydrogenase is translated as MSEQRERAVSPAVRDHVDNYVGGEWTTPASETSQPVVDPATGDELATVEHSTVETVDDAVQTANEAFEEWRQTPVVERVQYLFDLKTELENRLDEIATALSREHGKTIAEARGEIKRGIENVEVACGMPNMMREGSGNVEDVASGMDEHAVRQPLGVFTAITPFNFPAMIPLWFLPYAVASGNTFILKPSEKVPLSSQLIFEAVDAVDFPDGVVNLVNGGAETVNTLLEHDDIAGVSFVGSSPVAKHVYETAAQHGKRVQAQGGAKNYAVVTENAEVDDAVPNIIGSVYGNAGQRCLANDVVVGVGDVYDNLREQLIDAAENLTVGAGVDEETEVGPLITDDSRERVLGLIENALEEGAELVLDGRDFEHPELDGNFLGPTLLKGVTTDMEIAQEEIFGPVLCLAEAEDLDEAIEMVNSTKYGNASSLYTESGSEARQYKYEVDAGNIGINVGVCAPMGFFHFGGRKASFFGDLHAQGEDAVNFYTEKTIQIERWYS